Proteins co-encoded in one Malus domestica chromosome 09, GDT2T_hap1 genomic window:
- the LOC103442783 gene encoding AAA-ATPase At3g28580-like, producing the protein MSSSAWAILREFCFAYGFLRHVDMLFPVVLGSIYYPYIQIKFNEYSGEHNLMRSEAFSAIENYLRSKACEEANRLRGCVTNNQSLVLSMDANEKVADEFEGAKVWWAFGKTIVMQRSSLHHPVPCERMYYKLTFHKTQRDLIIGRYIEHVMKEGNAIKLRNRERKLFTNSGVRWSHVVFEHPATFQTLAMDPVKKQEIMDDLMTFSKAEEFYKSIGRAWKRGYLLYGPPGTGKSTMIAAMANHLGYNIYDLELTSVKNNTELRKLLLETSNKSLIVIEDIDCSLDLTGQRIKKNDKDKEDKDKGHGKENGGQEKEANILSQVTLSGLLNFIDGLWSACKGERLIVFTTNHVEKLDAALTRKGRLDKHIELSYCTFEAFKVLSRNYLKLESHHLFPTICELLGETNVVPADVAEHLMPKTLSQSADICLQNLVQALKKEKNNGKLIAKEERKYGAISWKCMTSTQDHLIEDKKRAKN; encoded by the coding sequence ATGTCTTCGTCTGCGTGGGCTATCTTAAGAGAATTCTGCTTTGCCTACGGTTTTCTAAGACACGTTGATATGCTCTTTCCAGTAGTACTCGGTTCCATTTACTATCCTTACATCCAAATCAAATTCAATGAATATTCTGGAGAACATAACCTCATGCGCAGTGAAGCCTTCTCCGCCATTGAGAACTACCTGAGGTCCAAAGCTTGCGAAGAAGCAAATCGGCTGCGTGGTTGCGTGACGAACAACCAGTCCCTTGTGCTTAGCATGGATGCAAATGAAAAGGTTGCTGACGAGTTTGAAGGAGCCAAAGTATGGTGGGCTTTCGGGAAAACCATTGTTATGCAACGGAGTTCGTTACACCATCCAGTTCCTTGTGAGAGGATGTACTACAAGCTCACTTTTCATAAGACGCAGAGGGATCTCATTATCGGGCGTTATATCGAACATGTCATGAAAGAGGGCAATGCAATTAAGTTGAGAAACCGGGAAAGGAAGCTTTTTACCAACAGCGGGGTACGTTGGAGCCATGTTGTGTTTGAGCACCCTGCGACATTTCAGACACTAGCCATGGATCCGGTGAAGAAGCAGGAGATTATGGACGATTTAATGACATTCAGCAAAGCGGAAGAGTTTTACAAAAGCATTGGGAGGGCGTGGAAGCGAGGGTACCTCCTTTATGGCCCCCCGGGAACTGGGAAGTCAACCATGATTGCCGCCATGGCGAATCATTTGGGCTACAATATTTACGATCTTGAGTTGACTTCAGTGAAGAACAACACCGAGCTGAGGAAGCTACTGCTTGAAACATCGAACAAGTCTCTTATTGTGATTGAAGACATTGATTGTTCACTTGATCTCACTGGGCAAAGGATTAAGAAGAATGATAAAGATAAAGAGGACAAAGATAAAGGTCATGGAAAGGAAAACGGAGGACAGGAAAAGGAAGCAAATATACTGAGCCAGGTTACTCTTTCAGGGCTTCTGAACTTCATTGACGGGCTCTGGTCAGCCTGTAAAGGAGAGAGGCTGATAGTATTCACCACCAACCATGTGGAGAAACTCGACGCTGCACTCACTCGAAAAGGACGGTTGGACAAGCACATAGAACTATCATACTGCACCTTTGAAGCATTCAAGGTGCTCTCTAGAAACTACCTTAAACTTGAATCCCACCATTTGTTCCCCACGATTTGCGAGTTGCTGGGGGAAACTAATGTGGTTCCAGCTGATGTCGCAGAGCATTTGATGCCCAAGACACTTTCTCAAAGCGCTGACATCTGCCTGCAGAACCTGGTCCAAGCTctcaaaaaggagaaaaataacGGAAAGTTAATAGCCAAGGAAGAAAGGAAATACGGAGCAATCAGCTGGAAGTGCATGACAAGCACACAAGATCATTTGATAGAAGATAAAAAGAGAGccaaaaattag
- the LOC103442319 gene encoding beta-glucuronosyltransferase GlcAT14B, with amino-acid sequence MKKLKSYYSHLRHHQTIELKWIFPLAIGSIVSLFLLFLTTLTWSGGTPLLPFYRSFSISSSVFIESKLHPIPVSSLPPPPRFAYFISGSIGDGNMLKRTLQALYHPHNRYVVHLDLESPPKERTDLQNYVSTHPVFIRFGNVKMISKANLVTYRGPTMVANTLHAAAILLREGGDWDWFINLSASDYPLVTQDDLLHTFSYLPRDLNFIDHTSNIGWKEYQRAKPIIVDPGLYMTKKADVFWVTQRRSVPTAFKLFTGSAWMALSKPFVDYCIWGWDNLPRTVLMYYANFVSSPEGYFHTVICNAQEFRNTTVNSDLHFITWDNPPKQHPHHLNLADMQRMVDSNAPFARKFRQDDPVLDKIDSALLFKGPGMLVPGGWCIGKRDNGSDPCSDIGSTTILRPTPGAKRLEVLISSLLSNEKFRPKQCK; translated from the exons atgaagaagCTCAAGAGCTACTACTCCCATCTGAGGCACCACCAGACAATTGAGCTCAAATGGATCTTCCCCTTGGCGATTGGCTCCATTGTCtccctcttcctcctcttcctcaccACCCTGACGTGGTCCGGCGGCACACCGCTGCTCCCCTTCTACCGCTCCTTCTCCATCTCCAGCTCCGTCTTCATAGAATCCAAGCTCCACCCGATTCCCGTCTCCTCCCTCCCGCCGCCGCCGCGCTTCGCCTACTTCATCTCCGGCTCCATCGGCGATGGCAACATGCTGAAGCGGACCCTCCAGGCCCTCTACCACCCGCACAACCGCTACGTCGTCCACCTGGACCTCGAGTCGCCGCCCAAGGAGCGGACTGATCTGCAGAATTACGTTTCTACCCACCCCGTTTTTATCAGGTTTGGGAATGTGAAGATGATCAGCAAGGCCAATCTCGTCACTTACAGGGGCCCGACTATGGTGGCCAACACCCTCCACGCGGCCGCCATTTTGCTGAGGGAGGGCGGCGATTGGGATTGGTTCATCAATCTCAGCGCTTCTGATTACCCACTTGTTACTCAGGATG ATCTGCTGCACACGTTCTCATACTTGCCGCGGGATCTTAATTTCATCGATCATACGAGCAACATTGGATGGAAAGA GTATCAAAGAGCGAAACCGATAATTGTGGATCCGGGTTTGTATATGACCAAGAAAGCTGATGTTTTTTGGGTTACACAGCGAAGGAGTGTGCCAACAGCTTTCAAACTTTTTACAG GTTCTGCTTGGATGGCACTTTCAAAGCCTTTTGTTGATTACTGCATATGGGGCTGGGACAACCTACCTCGAACTGTTCTCATGTACTACGCAAACTTTGTATCGTCCCCGGAGGGATACTTTCACACTGTCATCTGTAATGCTCAAGAGTTCCGCAACACAACTGTGAATAGTGACCTACATTTTATAACGTGGGACAACCCTCCCAAGCAACATCCTCACCACCTAAACCTTGCAGATATGCAAAGGATGGTCGACAGCAATGCTCCCTTTGCAAGAAAGTTTCGCCAAGATGATCCAGTGCTTGACAAAATTGATTCTGCGTTATTGTTTAAGGGTCCTGGCATGCTTGTTCCTGGTGGTTGGTGCATAGGAAAAAGGGACAATGGGTCCGATCCATGCTCTGATATTGGCAGTACCACAATCCTCAGGCCTACCCCTGGAGCAAAAAGGCTCGAGGTTTTGATCAGCTCTCTATTGTCCAATGAGAAATTCCGACCAAAACAGTGCAAATGA
- the LOC103442318 gene encoding pentatricopeptide repeat-containing protein At5g39980, chloroplastic, protein MQLGTASTSFSIPVLTPNKAHNYTAVPFTFNHREPKPRTCFRPIGFSSSSPSRNVWRRTPQLKTTPSPSSTPSHQNRRPRNQQGPSHLDHSVDMDELLSSIGQTQNEQELYSLMSAYKGRQLSIRFMVSLLSRESDWQRSLAILDWINEEALYTPSVFAYNVVIRNVLRAKQWEIAHGLFDEMRQRALAPDRYTYSTLITSFGKAGMFDSALSWLQKMEQDRVPGDLVLYSNLIELSRKLCDYSKAISIFSRLKRSGIMPDLVAYNSMINVFGKARLFREARLLIKEMRAVGVLPDTVSYSTLLSMYIENQKFVEALSVFSEMNEVKCPLDLTTCNVMIDVYGQLDMAKEADRLFWGMRKMGLEPNVVSYNTLLRVYGDAELFGEAIHLFRLMQRMDIEQNVVTYNTMIKIYGKSLEHEKATNLVQEMQQRGVQPNAITYSTIISIWGKAGKLDRAAMLFQKLRSSGVEIDQVLYQTMIVAYERVGLVAHAKRLLHELKRPDNIPRETAITILARAGRIEEATWVFRQAFEAGEVKDISVFGCMIDLFSRNRKYANCIEVFEKMRVAGYFPASNVIDLVLNAYGKLREFEKADAVYSEMQEEGCVFSDEVHFQMLSLYGARKDFKMVEALFERLISDPNINKKELHLVVASIYERSNRLNDASRIMNKMNERRIMMS, encoded by the coding sequence ATGCAACTCGGCACAGCGTCTACTTCCTTCTCTATTCCAGTTTTAACCCCCAACAAAGCCCATAATTACACCGCCGTACCCTTCACCTTCAACCACCGCGAACCAAAACCCAGAACTTGTTTCCGACCCATTGGATTCTCATCTTCTTCGCCAAGCAGAAATGTCTGGAGGAGAACCCCGCAGCTCAAAACGACGCCGTCTCCCTCCTCCACGCCGTCCCACCAGAACCGCCGCCCCAGAAACCAGCAAGGTCCGTCGCATTTGGACCACAGCGTCGACATGGACGAGCTCCTGTCATCAATCGGACAGACCCAGAACGAGCAGGAACTGTACTCTCTAATGTCGGCCTACAAAGGCCGGCAGCTGTCGATTCGGTTCATGGTTTCGCTGCTCTCGCGGGAGTCTGATTGGCAGCGGTCACTCGCTATCCTCGATTGGATTAACGAGGAAGCTCTGTACACTCCCTCCGTGTTCGCTTACAATGTTGTGATACGCAACGTGCTTCGCGCCAAGCAGTGGGAGATTGCACACGGACTGTTCGACGAAATGCGCCAGAGAGCGCTGGCACCTGATAGGTACACTTATTCGACGCTGATTACTTCTTTCGGGAAGGCGGGTATGTTTGATTCGGCGCTCTCTTGGCTCCAGAAGATGGAACAGGACCGTGTGCCCGGCGATCTTGTTCTGTACAGCAACTTGATTGAGCTTTCGCGTAAGTTGTGTGATTATTCCAAGGCAATTTCCATTTTTTCGAGGTTGAAGAGGTCGGGGATTATGCCGGACCTTGTGGCTTACAATTCGATGATCAATGTGTTTGGGAAAGCTAGGTTGTTTAGGGAAGCTCGGCTCCTTATTAAAGAGATGAGGGCGGTTGGTGTTTTGCCAGATACAGTTAGCTATTCGACGCTTTTGAGCATGTACATTGAGAACCAAAAGTTTGTTGAGGCGTTGTCTGTGTTCTCGGAGATGAATGAGGTTAAGTGTCCGCTTGATCTCACGACGTGCAATGTTATGATTGATGTTTACGGGCAGCTCGATATGGCTAAGGAAGCTGACAGGTTGTTTTGGGGCATGAGGAAAATGGGACTTGAACCTAATGTTGTTAGTTACAATACTCTTTTGAGGGTTTATGGCGATGCTGAGCTTTTCGGGGAAGCCATCCATCTTTTTCGATTGATGCAGAGAATGGATATTGAGCAGAACGTTGTCACATACAATACGATGATCAAGATTTATGGGAAGTCACTTGAACACGAAAAAGCTACGAATCTTGTGCAAGAAATGCAGCAGAGAGGGGTTCAGCCAAATGCAATTACATACTCAACGATTATATCTATATGGGGTAAGGCTGGGAAACTGGATCGGGCAGCAATGCTGTTTCAAAAGCTGAGGAGCTCCGGGGTTGAGATTGATCAGGTTCTTTATCAGACCATGATTGTGGCTTATGAGAGAGTAGGCTTGGTTGCTCATGCTAAGCGTTTACTTCATGAGCTCAAGCGCCCAGACAATATCCCTAGGGAGACTGCAATTACGATTCTTGCTAGAGCCGGTCGCATAGAAGAGGCTACATGGGTTTTCCGTCAAGCTTTTGAGGCTGGGGAGGTGAAGGATATATCGGTCTTTGGTTGCATGATTGATCTTTTTTCAAGAAACCGGAAGTACGCGAACTGCATTGAGGTGTTTGAAAAGATGAGAGTGGCAGGATACTTCCCCGCTTCCAATGTGATTGATCTAGTTCTCAATGCTTATGGAAAGTTACGGGAATTTGAGAAGGCAGATGCTGTATACAGTGAGATGCAGGAAGAAGGGTGTGTTTTCTCCGATGAAGTTCACTTCCAGATGCTTAGTCTTTACGGCGCAAGAAAAGATTTTAAGATGGTAGAGGCACTATTTGAGAGGCTGATCTCTGATCCCAACATCAACAAGAAGGAGTTACACCTCGTTGTTGCCAGCATCTACGAAAGATCAAATAGACTTAACGATGCATCCCGGATCATGAACAAGATGAATGAAAGGCGAATTATGATGTCTTGA